Proteins encoded together in one Dermacentor variabilis isolate Ectoservices chromosome 2, ASM5094787v1, whole genome shotgun sequence window:
- the LOC142570840 gene encoding uncharacterized protein LOC142570840 → METMVRDRLSPYLESKGFFAVTLFGFRPHMSAQDVLLQLHRDVIRPTTMQHNDKAILALDLKGAFDNVKHGSILANLSSTDCGARVHAYVRDFLSNRQAFLRIEGEEYGPYMMGTRGTPQGAVLSPLLFNIAMMRLPSQLARVEGIQHALYADDITIWTTEGSVGDMEARLQQAASIVDAYAMDCGLQCAPAKSELLHVRANPKDRTAIHISLSGGPIREVEELRILGLFIHHRLRPDSTILKLKRVGEQVGRMIRRVSNKRGGLRGRDALRLVYAFVTSRILYAVPYLRTTKQDEARIDAIIRKATKRALDLPVATSNAKLKALGVLNSYQELREAHLVNQYTRLMQTAPGRRLLHRLHIQHDCTPEETERIPVLWRHMLCVSPLPRNMDTDMHENRRQARARALEKQHGSRPGVYYVDVAGPSPTGFYTAAVVHQEMHVDGLSFRAPNSMRAEEVAIALAAAHANSRIIITDSRKACDHYLAGEISPLAACILRRTATDPTPKRIIWAPGHQGVRGNEAADAAARALIYRAPHPSSSGSETNQPLLRFREIITHYSDNHRLFPAPAKGLSKTEERTLRRLQTGTLLCPAILKHYDPNTDGRCPHCGETCDIFHMVWACTQNPHLPPSPTPSREAWETALLNCSSLESQRALVKRARDGALSCDVPD, encoded by the coding sequence ATGGAGACGATGGTTCGGGATCGCCTCTCTCCATACCTGGAGAGTAAGGGCTTCTTTGCAGTCACCCTGTTCGGGTTTCGCCCCCACATGTCTgcacaggatgtccttctccagCTGCACAGGGATGTaatacgacccacaactatgcaACACAATGACAAAGCCATCCTCGCCCTTGAtctgaaaggggctttcgacaatgttAAACACGGAAGCATCCTGGCCAACTTGAGTTCTACCGATTGTGGGGCTAGGGTCCACGCGTATGTAAGAGATTTCTTGAGTAATCGCCAGGCCTTCCTTCGGATTGAGGGCGAGGAATACGGCCCTTACATGATGGGAAcacggggtacccctcagggagcggTGTTATCACCGCTCCTGTTCAACATAGCTATGATGCGCCTCCCAAGCCAACTGGCCCGGGTGGAAGGCATTCAACACgcgttatatgcagatgacattacaATTTGGACCACTGAGGGGAGCGTGGGGGACATGGAGGCCCGCCTTCAGCAGGCCGCTTCCATAGTCGATGCGTATGCTATGGACTGTGGGCTCCAATGTGCTCCAGCGAAATCAGAGCTTCTGCATGTCAGAGCGAACCCAAAGGACAGGACAGCAATTCACATCTCTCTGTCAGGAGGTCCTATTAGGGAGGTGGAGGAGCTCCGTATTCTGGGCCTTTTCATTCACCACAGACTCAGACCGGACTCCACCATTCTGAAACTCAAGAGAGTAGGCGAACAGGTAGGGCGTATGATccgccgcgtttccaacaagcggGGCGGTCTGCGGGGAAGGGACGCGCTTCGGCTCGTCTATGCCTTCGTGACTAGCCGGATCCTCTACGCCGTGCCATATCTCCGCACTACTAAGCAAGACGAGGCGCGAATAGACGCCATCATCCGCAAGGCAACTAAGCGAGCCCTGGATCTCCCGGTGGCTACCTCTAAtgccaaactgaaggcattggggGTGCTAAACTCCTACCAGGAGCTGCGGGAGGCCCACCTCGTGAACCAATACACGCGGCTCATGCAGACGGCCCCTGGGCGCCGCCTGCTACACCGCTTACACATCCAACACGACTGCACTCCAGAGGAGACGGAGCGTATCCCAGTACTGTGGCGCCATATGCTCTGTGTCTCCCCACTCCCCCGTAACATGGACACCGACATGCACGAAAACAGACGACAAGCGCGGGCTCGGGCTCTTGAGAAACAACACGGCTCCCGACCCGGTGTATATTATGTAGACGTAGCAGGGCCGTCGCCCACGGGATTTTACACGGCCGCTGTTGTTCACCAGGAAATGCACGTCGATGGACTCTCTTTTCGAGCCCCGAATTCAATGCGAGCCGAGGAAGTAGCGATAGCGCTTGCTGCCGCCCACGCCAATTCGAGAATCATCATTACGGACTCCCGAAAAGCATGTGATCATTACTTGGCTGGGGAGATCTCCCCCTTAGCTGCTTGCATTCTAAGACGGACTGCCACTGATCCAACACCGAAAAGAATCATTTGGGCTCCTGGCCATCAGGGCGTACGAGGTAATGAGGCCGCTGACGCAGCTGCCCGAGCGCTTATTTACCGGGCTCCTCATCCCAGCTCTTCTGGCTCGGAGACTAACCAGCCGCTGCTGCGATTCAGGGAAATAATAACGCATTATAGCGACAACCACCGCCTTTTCCCAGCCCCTGCCAAGGGGCTGAGTAAGACGGAGGAGCGAACTTTAAGGCgcctgcagacaggtactctgctctgtcctgcaatcttaaagcattacgatcctaacacggatgggcgatgcccgcactgtggggagacctgtgatatcttccacatggtgtgggcatgtactcaaaatccccacctccccccttcccctaccccttccagagaggcatgggagactgccctcctcaactgctcctcgcttgagtcccaaagggctctggtgaaacgggcgagagacggggcattgtcatgcgatgtcccggactag